The Brettanomyces bruxellensis chromosome 8, complete sequence genome segment aaaaaaaagaaacataAAAAGCACACGTACAAATACATATACATAATGAATGCGATACGTCTTCAACTCGAAGTCGAGAACTGATGCTGATGCATAATCTGAAGATTTTTTCCGGTCTTGTGCTTCTCCTTAACATGTCTGAGATATTTCAAGAGGCGGTGTTCCATTCGGTTTTCAGGCTTGAACTTTTTAAGGCTGATAAGTTCACCGCAATATGGACATTGGACAACTTCCACCAGTTGTTTATCTTTCTGTGTTGAAGCCCATCCACGCACCTGAGGATCTTTAACAAGCTCACCATTGGAAAAAATTCCATGATATTGAATCATGTGGTGTAAATAGTTGGAGTCGTTTCTCTTATAAAACATTTTCTCGCAGTTATTTGTGAGATTTTCTCTGGAGAGCTCACAGTAAGGGCAAAGAGCGAAGTTGCCTTGGCTGAGTGTCTTGGTCCCGCCGGCATTGTCACCCGATGTGCTCTGCACATTTCCCAAGTAATTGAACTTTTTGTTCACTGCTGGCTCGTACATATTTGTGGTAAATTTCTTGTTCATTTCGAAGGTCACGTGGGGATCCGCATTGCTCAGTTGCTTGAAGTTCTTAAAAGTCAATCCATTATTACGCCGATAATATGGAAGAGGATTAAATGGAGTGAATGGCTTATCAGGAATTGCTCCAATAAAATTGTAAGGTGTTTTCCCCTTGATAATAGTGGAATCTGATCTGGATGAATCGCTTCTCCTAGaactctttcttcttcttctagGTGCGGTTGGCATTGGAATCTGCGTTGGAGACACTGGAAATATTTCGTTgtcagaaaagaaatgctGATTGTCCATGGATGGAATGGCATTGAAATTCTCCGTGGTTTGGGAAAGCATGTTAGAAGACGTGATATAATTTCCAGCGGGCTCAGTTGGAATATCAGCGATGAAAGCTTGTTCTAGCTTTTCAACATCTCCAGAGGTGATTGTTTCAAACTCTTGGTTCTCAGCATTTTCTACTCTTTGGGGCACATTCTGATTGTTTCCACCTGAAGGAGTGAAAGGAGATTGATAATACTCATAATCATGATTCATGCCGGTGAATTGCTTAAAAATCGTTCCTGCCTGGGGTATGATCGATAACTCAGTCCCAAGGATCTCAGAAGGATCGTAAACTTCGATTTTTGCCGATGGTGTAGCCTGCGTTTTAGGCTTGtgcattttcttgaaatccTAGTTGGTTTATTAATGAATTGAAAATTATTTCAATGAATTTATTGAGATAGGCGAATCCCGCTCCGATCGGAACCGTAGAATAGGGAGTGCGAAAACTAGGGTTTTAGTATCTCCCGATTTCTATGAGCTATTCAAGCAAGTTCGGGggaaaaacaacaaagtCTAATTTTTAGTATGAATTCAACGACAGTGTACATGTACTGTTAAACTGGTTGCTCCTTGTTCTGTTTAGCTACACAGTATTTTGTGCTTCGCCTTGTGTACCTGAAAGAATTCGTTATTGGTGAAAATCCCCGCTTCCTTGACTTGTAATTTTGGGATAAATTTCTTGCTGTATTCTGGTACCctatttttgatgttttaAAAGTACCTCAAGTAGAAATATAAGAGTTcaaatggagaaaatgaTTGTGTCTGTTTTAACAGACTACCGGAATAATTCTTACAAGAACAATAAACAAAGAATAGattaaagaataaataCATTTGATTATTCTTGCCGCTGTTTCCTTGTGCATCTTGCGTGCTGTCGGCAATTCATCTCAATAGCTTTGTTGACATAATAATGCTCTTGTGAGGTTTTTATTaatcattttattttacattacagataaaaaattacgGAATTAGATAAAAGCAAGTATGCTTAAGACGGATTCTCTAATACCAGAAAGTTTTTTACTAAATAGGTAAGCAAAGGgagacagaaaaaaaaaagcaatgcGCTGATCTTTCCACTGCATCCGTTCACCTGAACTTAGAAACTTCAGGAAATATTTCACGCGAAGCTTCATATTAGATTAATGGGAATCGGAAAAAAGTGTTATGTAAGAAACGCGTCTATTTGTAAACCACCCTATCAATGTTGAAGAATACTCTTGTCTAAGTAAGGAGAATTGCTGATTATCATACGCATTAGCGTGCTTATTTTGTAATTTCATTAAGATGCCGAATAGAGAGTTGCATGAAAACTTACCGTGGGTTGAAAAGTACCGCCCTCAAAATCTTGACCAGGTCTATGGTCAACAAGAAACTATCCAGACTATTAGAAAGTTTGCCCAAGATGGCAGAATTCCACATCTTCTATTTTATGGACCACCAGGTAGTGGTAAGACATCTACAATAATAGCATTGGCAAGGGAAATTTATGGAAAGAATTACAGAAATATGGTTTTAGAGTTGAATGCTTCTGATGATCGAGGTATTGATATTGTTAGAGATCAAATAAAGAACTTCGCCAGCACTCGGCAGATTTTCAGCTCTGGATTCAAACTAGTGATATTAGATGAAGCAGATGCAATGACAAATACAGCCCAAAATGCTTTAAGGAGGATCATAGAGAAATACACTAAAAACACGAGATTCTGTATTCTTGCAAACTATGCACATAAAATAAATCCCGCTTTGATGTCACGTTGTACAAGATTCAGATTCTCTCCGTTAGCTATATCGGCAATAGAAGAAAGGGTTGACACTGTCATTAAAGAGGAGAAGCTCAAAATCGAAAAGCCAGCTGAAAAATGCCTCGTTACACTCAGTAAAGGTGATATGAGAAAGGCTTTGAATGTTTTACAAGCTTGTGCGGCAGCATTGGATAAGCCTGAGGATACTATAAGCGTTGACATGATTTACGAATGTGTTGGTGCTCCCAGACCTAAGTCTATAGAAGTGATATTAAATGCAATAATGGAACGAGATTGGACAGATTCATACTCCGTCATGAATAAAATCCGTAAGACTGAGGGGCTTGCACTTATTGATTTAATTGAAGGATTTATGGATATCCTTGCAAAATATGAGCTCAAACCGCTCActagaataaaaatgattcAGGGTCTCGGTGATATAGAATATGGCATTTCCAAAGGTGGAAGTGATAAGATTCAAAGTACAGCTGTAATTGGATGTATAAAGAATGCTTTAGAGAATGAAGCTTGAAATATAGTAAACTTGAGTTATATAAGTTtatttccatatttttgttaatgACCGATCGTgttcatttcatttaaaaTAGAGAAGGTACAATGTAGAAACAGGCAACGTGGAAAATACATTTATCtgtaaattatttttctaactaaaaaaaactaTTCGTTGAAAAGTGATGTTATATTTGGCCTTCAAAATAGCATATGTAAACAGGGATCCAAAATCGAAATAATTATACATTGTATTTGAGGATATTTTCCAACCCAGAGATACTACACTCACCAGGCATGAATGAACAGCAACAAGCAATCAGAAAACGAAGAAAAGTTCTTGATTTAGATCTCGACTCTTACGTTAATGTAAAGTCAAGATTGTTACAGTTCCTACTATTAGCAAGGCAAGGAAATATTAAACAAATAAAGAGCGATGATTTAGGCAAGATTGCGGATGATAttgacttcttcttctttaaaacAAGACTTAATCTAAACCTAGATGCATTAACATATCGCAGAGTTACATCCGAATTTGAAAACTTTGACACAGATCTTTCGAAAAGATTGGTCTCCTTGATCGATATTCAAATTTCGGTTCAAACGGAGCTCAAACAAAAGATTTCTCGGGCATCGGAATTTCTTGGGAAGAGAAAGGAGCTCAATGATGTCGTGGTTCGTGTGCTGAAGCAGAGTAATTCTTTTAGAATTTCAAAACGAGACTTTGATCAGCTCTTTGATGATGACATTGACGTTAGTGTGATATTATCTTCGGGAAAGGTTGTAAATAACAATAGCAATGATTCCGATGCCATTGAATACGTATTTGACGTCAAAAGTTCGAAATCATTAAGTTCATCGTGTGATAAATTAACCAGCTTGTTGGAggataaaataaagcagtACAACAAACTTAGAGattctgtttcttcaaagcaACAAGCCTGGGTGAATATCTCCAGCAAAGTAAAGGAAGCTTTTAAAGTACTTGATGAAGGGACGAAGGATTTAGTTAAATCATCTAAGGCCTAATCAAGTGGAATATAATGTAATTCGCATGGTTATATCTCAACGTTCAAATTCAATACATATTACATCTTTTCTAATTTATACTACTTATCTAATTACCATTAATTATAAATTGGTTACAAAATCTATTTACATGCAGAATTGTTTACAGTACGACGCTATTCTCACGATTTTTCAACCGCCTCCGATGAAAATTCATTCTCGGCTTCTTTGATCTTGTCATCTATAAAGCCTTGAACAACACGTATTTCCTTTGACTCAGGAATTACCAAGTTGCTTTTCCTGTACTCGTCGATTTTTGTACATGCCTCTTTCAGACCATCAGCGGTTGCACTTTCCTCAAAAACAGTATACATTTCGGCGATATCCTTCAATCCATTAAGGTCCTCCCGTCCTATCTTAGAtgcaaatttatcatacTTAAGATTGCCAATGAATTTAACTCCATTAATGAAATTCACATCCACCTTGAGCGACGTATCTAAGACATCTGGTATGCCAAAAATAGCGTATTGCAATCTCTCTAGTTTATCATACCACTCATCTGTCtcaacttctttttcttctaagTACTTCTTTTTAAATTCTGCAAGATATTGTTCACCACCAGTAATGAATTCAGCTTGAGCATTATTCAATGCAGCCTCCCGTTCGGATATAACATGTTTGATGTTATTCATTGTATCCAAAATATCATCACTAAGAGAAATAAAGTCAGTTGATCTTTTACTTCCTTCTTCATAATAGATATGGTACTCCCTATAAAgtttatttctttccttgAGACACACGTACCATAAAGAGTGGAGATCCTCAAATGATTTCTTTCTTAGTTCTTGAATACTCCATGGCCTGGATGTATGCTGTACCTCTTTGGAACTGCGAATAAACTTTTtgtgagaaaaaaattgccaTAATGGATGATCGTCCTTCACCTTAATGTTGTTGATCGTGGGAATAATTGGTGGCCTAAGTTTGACATCTGGAGATATGCGGTAACGACCCTTAATGTTTTTTGCGAGACATCTTGCACTGGTGCAAAATCTTGCCACTTGTTTCCCCATCATCTTTTGTTTCCAAAGTGGTACTAAACAGTGGTAATTgtttcaaaaatgattcTTTGGTGGAGAAGACTTTAATTGATTTCAATCAGTATTTCAATCAGATGTCGTTGACTATGAAAATTCGCTGGTATAAGGAACCTGTtaccgttttttttttattcttcgCTTGTATTATTATGTCAGCCACagatagaaaaaatgtACTCTTTACACAGCCACATACAGCATTTTAAAGCTCTTCCTTTACACTTCACATTATTCAGTTACATATAAGGAAAGTAGCATATTGTCACTATTTAAAAGTACGAGCGGTTACGAAAtgttatccaaatggtCTTCTATTCGTGGGCTGGTATCGCATCTTAAGCGAACTTTTTCTGTAACGAGTTGTACCTACAATGAAACGAAGCAtagcaaaataaaagttcCAAAGCTAACAAAAATGCCCCCAAGACCAAAATTACCTGAGAATGAACTGAAGGAGAAGTTCATCAAAGGAGGTTCAGGTCATGGAGGTCAAAAGATTAATAAAACAAACTCTAAAGTCCAATTAACACATGTTCCTACTGGGATTGTAATCAGTTGCCAAGCTACAAGATCCAGAGAccaaaatagaaaaattgCAAGGCAAATATTAGCATTAAAGGTAGATCAATTAAAGAATGGAGACAAAAGCTGGAAAGCTTTGAAAGGAGCCAGAgaaaaaatcagaaagcaACGTGCGAAACGAAAGTCGAAAGCCAAATATAGGAAGCTCagagaagagaaggaaGCGGAGATGGTCAAGCAGAAGCCTGACAGCTCTACTGCTAGTCAGGCTGACGAAAAGCATGAAACTTTTAAAAACGATTGTCCTTTATTGTCGTCAGTAAAAGAATAATTTCATATTTGTcagaaatattaaattattGAAGTTGGTTCAGTACGAATTGTTAAATACCTGTGCCCATAGTATTACATCATGTAAATATACATTTAAGGGAAATTAAAATTACATATTGGACCACCACTGATGATATCACCAGCTGATTGACTTAGTCCTTCTCAAAGACCGTAGCTCACTCTCAaagttttcttctccatgGTATTTTTTGAGCAAAGTGTTGAGATGCTCATTTTGCTTATCAAGCCAGCTCAGCGCCTTATTAGACCATGCTCCAGGCCCAATGCACAATAGTTCGTGACCGTTTGTTTCTATGAAGTGGCATATTGATTTCTTTACTAATTGCCTGTTCGAGTTACACCGATGCATTAAAAAGACGGTGTAATACTCTTTGATGCCAATTTTTCGAAGTTCAAAACTCAATTGCTTAGGTGACAACGAACCCTGTGAAAATACACTATCTAACTTTGCGTAAAATGCCGGTTTCGAGGCGACAATTGATTTGAGATCCATTGGCTCCCCATACTTCTTATATGAACGCACAAATGTTTTCTCTCTAAAAGAAGTGGTAGGTACATCAACAAAAGCAATGATTTGTTCCGGTTTTGTTTTTGGTTCTTCCTTTAGCTCAGGGTCATATGATTTGATTTGGTGCGGTTGATTATTCGAAGTATGCTGCTTTTCCGTACTGGCTCCTCATCAGAATCATTTGAGTTTGAGCTGATAATTACTGGAGTGAAAACCTCAAgattttttccttcaagCTCGGGAACTTCGATCATGTCAATATTATCGTCTATGAATTTATTTCCCATAGGAATGTTTGGGAAATACAACCTTAATGCATTATCAGCCTTTCTTAGTTCTCTTCTAGCTCTCATCCATTCTTTATTAGCCAAATTGCTAGGTTGGGGATCTAAACCCTGTTTCTTTTGAACAATATaatacttcaaataattCTTAATTCCAAAGATAACAAGATAATTTTTAAATCTTTGACGCCAGGACTCGGAGGTGTGCTGAACAAATATATGGCAAAACTTGTCAAAGAAATTAGTAGGAAATAGAACCGTTTCAAACCCATTTGGCTTCTCCGAGGgattcaatttttgatatatCACCTTGGTCAATGCA includes the following:
- a CDS encoding uncharacterized protein (BUSCO:EOG09264PDD) translates to MPPRPKLPENELKEKFIKGGSGHGGQKINKTNSKVQLTHVPTGIVISCQATRSRDQNRKIARQILALKVDQLKNGDKSWKALKGAREKIRKQRAKRKSKAKYRKLREEKEAEMVKQKPDSSTASQADEKHETFKNDCPLLSSVKE
- a CDS encoding uncharacterized protein (BUSCO:EOG09264BWL) is translated as MMGKQVARFCTSARCLAKNIKGRYRISPDVKLRPPIIPTINNIKVKDDHPLWQFFSHKKFIRSSKEVQHTSRPWSIQELRKKSFEDLHSLWYVCLKERNKLYREYHIYYEEGSKRSTDFISLSDDILDTMNNIKHVISEREAALNNAQAEFITGGEQYLAEFKKKYLEEKEVETDEWYDKLERLQYAIFGIPDVLDTSLKVDVNFINGVKFIGNLKYDKFASKIGREDLNGLKDIAEMYTVFEESATADGLKEACTKIDEYRKSNLVIPESKEIRVVQGFIDDKIKEAENEFSSEAVEKS
- the RFC3 gene encoding Subunit of heteropentameric Replication factor C (RF-C) gives rise to the protein MPNRELHENLPWVEKYRPQNLDQVYGQQETIQTIRKFAQDGRIPHLLFYGPPGSGKTSTIIALAREIYGKNYRNMVLELNASDDRGIDIVRDQIKNFASTRQIFSSGFKLVILDEADAMTNTAQNALRRIIEKYTKNTRFCILANYAHKINPALMSRCTRFRFSPLAISAIEERVDTVIKEEKLKIEKPAEKCLVTLSKGDMRKALNVLQACAAALDKPEDTISVDMIYECVGAPRPKSIEVILNAIMERDWTDSYSVMNKIRKTEGLALIDLIEGFMDILAKYELKPLTRIKMIQGLGDIEYGISKGGSDKIQSTAVIGCIKNALENEA